GTGGTACGCGGCGAGCATCAGCGCCGTGTTTCCCTCGTGGTCCTGGACGTCGACCGGCAGACCGTGGTCGAAGAACTCCAGGAGCTCTTCCGTTCGCCCCTGCCGGGCCAGGTCCGTCACGATCACGACAAGCTGGTCGGTCTGTTCCTCGGAAAGCGGTTCCATACCGCCATATTAGGCGGGCACCCCTCAAACCAGTCGGGCAGCGCGATACGCATCACAACGTCCGTCGTGTCTGAACTTCACGGGAACTCCAGCGAAATGGCACGTGTGTGGATATCGTGCACCGAGCGAGGGCGCATCCGTCTGTCCATGGGATCGGCGGATGCGTCCCGTTTGTGGGGATGCAACTGTGGCTGGGGGGTTCATGGGGCATGTCGAAATACCTGAATCGGATATATCCGGGCCTGTCGGGCTGGCGGGGGCACCACGACCGCGTACCGCAGCCTCCCGGAATCACGGGGTGGCTCCCGGGCGCGTGTGGAGAGCCCCGACGACAGTGCAGCGCGACCACGCGGAGAGACCTCGGGCGAGGCACCGGCCCGATCCGCGTGTGCCCTTCCTCGTCCTGACGGATCTGGTGGGTATGGGGGTACCCACCTGGCTCGTGCTGCGGGCCGGTGACCAGCCGGGACCGGGGGCCGCCGCGGCGTCGGCGGCGCTGGTGTGGGCCGGAGTGCGTGCGGCGCGCGGCCGGTACGCGCGCCCGCTGCCCGGGGAGTCCTCCGGGGGCCCGTACGCGCACTTCGGGGACTGGCTGGCGCTCATCGGGGTGCTGGCCGTGCTGCTGGCCGTCACGGGCGGGGGCCTCGACCCGGCGACCGCGGTCGCGGCGCTGGTGCCCGGCCTGGCCCTGGCGGTCCTCGTGGGGACCGTCGGCCGGCTGCGGACCACGGGGGGCAGGCGCGCGCGCCGGGTCCTTGTGGTCGGCGAGGCGGCGGGTCTGGACCGGGCGGTGAATCTGCTCAACTCCCGCAAGGGGCACCCGTACACGGCCGTCGCGGTGGTACCGGTGGGTCCGGCGGCGCCGGACTGCGGGACCCCGGCGCCGGGCCGGCTGGCGCCCGAGCCGGCCGACGACGACGTGTCCACGGTGCTGGGCGGCGCCTTCGCCCATGACGCGGATCTCGTGCTCGTCGCGCCCGGGCCTCAGCTGGACGACGACCGGATGCGCAGGCTGGCATGGGGTCTGCACGACGGCGGCCTCGCCCTCTGCGTGCTCTCGGAGCTGTCGGGGGTCGCCGCGGCGCGGGTGCGGCCGGCGTCCGCGGCCGGACTGACACTGCTGCACGTCGCACCGCCGCTGCGGCACGGTCCGCAGGCCCTGCTCAAGACCGCGCTGGACCGGACCGGTGCCGCACTCGGCCTGCTGGCGCTCGCCCCGCTGTTCTTCGGGGTCGCGCTGGCGGTCCGCCTCTCGTCTCCCGGCCCCGTGTTCCACCGCCAGACCCGTCACGGCCGCCACAACAGGCCTTTCACCATGTGGAAGTTCCGCACGATGGTGGCCGATGCGGAGGCCCGCAGGGAGGAGCTCTCGGCAGCGAACGAGAGCGAGGGGCCGATGTTCAAGATGCGCCGCGATCCGCGGGTGACCCGGATCGGCCATGCCCTGCGCCGGACGTCCCTGGACGAGCTCCCGCAGCTCCTCAACGTGCTGCGGGGTGACATGTCCCTGGTAGGCCCGCGTCCGCCCCTGCCGGACGAGGTGTCGCGCTACGACGAGCGCGAGCTGCGGCGGCTGGCCGTGCGGCCGGGCCTGACCGGTCTGTGGCAGGTCAGCGGACGGTCGGACCTGTCCTGGCAGGAGACGGTCTCGCTGGACCTCTGGTACGTCGACAACTGGTCGGTGGCGACGGACATGGGGCTGCTCGCCCGGACGGTACGCGCCGTCACCGACGGCCGGGGAGCGTACTGAGACGTGGTGGGGGGTCACGAGGGGGGCCGCGTGCACGGGATCAGGACGGGCCGCGGCCGTCCGGCCGGGCG
The DNA window shown above is from Streptomyces sp. Alt3 and carries:
- a CDS encoding sugar transferase codes for the protein MGHVEIPESDISGPVGLAGAPRPRTAASRNHGVAPGRVWRAPTTVQRDHAERPRARHRPDPRVPFLVLTDLVGMGVPTWLVLRAGDQPGPGAAAASAALVWAGVRAARGRYARPLPGESSGGPYAHFGDWLALIGVLAVLLAVTGGGLDPATAVAALVPGLALAVLVGTVGRLRTTGGRRARRVLVVGEAAGLDRAVNLLNSRKGHPYTAVAVVPVGPAAPDCGTPAPGRLAPEPADDDVSTVLGGAFAHDADLVLVAPGPQLDDDRMRRLAWGLHDGGLALCVLSELSGVAAARVRPASAAGLTLLHVAPPLRHGPQALLKTALDRTGAALGLLALAPLFFGVALAVRLSSPGPVFHRQTRHGRHNRPFTMWKFRTMVADAEARREELSAANESEGPMFKMRRDPRVTRIGHALRRTSLDELPQLLNVLRGDMSLVGPRPPLPDEVSRYDERELRRLAVRPGLTGLWQVSGRSDLSWQETVSLDLWYVDNWSVATDMGLLARTVRAVTDGRGAY